The following are from one region of the Paenibacillus bovis genome:
- a CDS encoding barstar family protein codes for MKTVILNGEDFSTIEELHQTLQQVLDLPEHYGGNLDALWDSLTGAVELPLQIEWLNYERSRELLGPYAEQVLDLMEEVQGEGNGFRVWLQSDAVML; via the coding sequence ATGAAAACAGTAATTTTGAACGGTGAAGATTTCTCGACGATTGAAGAATTGCATCAGACGCTTCAACAGGTACTGGATTTGCCGGAGCATTATGGTGGCAATCTGGATGCACTGTGGGACAGTCTGACCGGCGCTGTAGAGCTGCCGCTTCAGATCGAATGGCTCAACTATGAACGCAGCCGTGAACTGCTTGGTCCATATGCCGAACAGGTATTGGATCTGATGGAAGAAGTGCAGGGAGAAGGCAATGGCTTCCGGGTATGGCTCCAGAGTGATGCGGTCATGCTGTAA
- a CDS encoding superoxide dismutase family protein, whose translation MTKSFGKKHLLFSFLGGAVFFSGITYAADMQVTPNTEPLNFYMNGEARQTSATFNNQGTMVPQSFVYSGTTYVPIRHMSELMGQNMYWDGPTSTISVGHPVVQMMDVKGNSIGTITLTQQEDGVLAQVNVSKLPAGKHGFHVHQSPIKNNDFATAGSHLNPTGKEHGHLNPNGLHLGDFQNLEVAADGTAQVEMKLAGASLSKGDEHSILGTSLIIHGDEDDQKSDPSGNSGDRIAGGNIPQ comes from the coding sequence ATGACAAAATCGTTTGGCAAAAAGCATCTGTTGTTCTCCTTTCTTGGTGGCGCCGTATTTTTCTCAGGTATCACTTATGCTGCGGACATGCAAGTTACACCTAACACCGAACCACTGAATTTCTACATGAACGGTGAAGCACGTCAGACTTCCGCTACGTTTAATAATCAGGGAACTATGGTACCACAGTCATTTGTATACAGCGGCACGACGTATGTTCCGATCCGGCATATGAGTGAGCTGATGGGACAGAATATGTACTGGGACGGTCCTACATCAACCATATCGGTAGGCCATCCTGTTGTACAGATGATGGACGTGAAAGGAAATTCGATTGGTACGATTACGTTGACCCAGCAGGAAGACGGCGTACTGGCGCAGGTTAATGTCTCCAAGCTGCCAGCAGGCAAACACGGATTCCATGTCCATCAGTCTCCGATCAAAAATAACGACTTTGCTACCGCTGGTTCCCATCTTAATCCGACCGGCAAAGAGCATGGTCATCTTAATCCCAATGGTCTTCATCTGGGTGATTTCCAGAATCTGGAGGTTGCAGCCGACGGTACCGCCCAAGTAGAAATGAAGCTTGCCGGTGCCAGCCTGAGCAAAGGGGATGAGCATTCTATTCTGGGGACATCGCTTATTATTCATGGCGATGAAGATGACCAGAAAAGCGATCCTTCCGGCAATTCCGGAGATCGTATAGCCGGCGGCAATATTCCTCAATAG
- a CDS encoding ribonuclease: MKKFWSTALLAMMLTVIFFTGSQAAPALQAQKASAASCTIINTFTGVANYLSANGKLPCNFITKSQAGALGWVSSKGNLAEVAPGKSIGGDVFSNREGLLPTASGRTWREADINYTSGFRNSDRILYSSDGLIYKTTDHYASFTRMK, translated from the coding sequence ATGAAAAAGTTCTGGTCCACGGCACTACTCGCAATGATGCTAACGGTGATCTTCTTCACCGGCTCTCAGGCAGCACCTGCTCTGCAGGCACAAAAGGCTTCAGCTGCCAGCTGTACGATCATCAATACCTTTACCGGAGTAGCCAACTATCTGTCTGCTAACGGCAAACTGCCGTGCAACTTCATTACCAAATCCCAGGCAGGCGCTCTGGGCTGGGTATCTTCCAAAGGCAACCTCGCTGAAGTAGCTCCAGGCAAAAGCATCGGTGGCGATGTATTTAGCAACCGTGAAGGTCTGCTGCCTACCGCAAGCGGACGCACATGGCGCGAAGCGGATATCAATTACACTTCCGGGTTCCGCAATTCGGATCGTATCCTGTATTCTAGCGATGGTCTGATCTACAAAACGACAGATCACTACGCCAGCTTCACCCGCATGAAATAA
- a CDS encoding barstar family protein, producing the protein MRTVWINGEDFSTIQDLHEQLKSKLELPEFYGGNLDALWDCLTGMIELPLELRWVNYGISHDRMGDQAERVRSLLEEAQEEGIGFKVVVEDDMQD; encoded by the coding sequence ATGAGAACAGTATGGATTAACGGAGAAGATTTTTCTACCATTCAGGATCTGCATGAACAGCTGAAGAGCAAACTGGAATTGCCCGAATTTTATGGAGGCAATCTTGATGCGCTGTGGGACTGCCTGACCGGAATGATTGAGCTGCCGCTGGAACTGCGCTGGGTGAATTATGGAATCAGCCATGACCGGATGGGTGACCAGGCAGAGCGGGTACGAAGTCTGCTGGAAGAGGCGCAAGAGGAAGGGATTGGGTTCAAAGTTGTAGTAGAGGATGATATGCAAGATTGA
- a CDS encoding formate/nitrite transporter family protein: MFTEGVQNIIEAAVKKKEKMNESIVRYFASAMLAGAYVGIGIILIFSIGAPLAAIHSPLQSIVMGMSFGIALTLVIFAGSELFTGNNMFFTMSTLARRTTMGDLGKNWVLVFIGNLVGAIVLSLLVYGTGLFQQIGADHLIFKAAAAKMSLPVSMLFFRGILCNWLVCLAIWMASRAKDDISKLVLIWWCLYAFIASGYEHSVANMTLLTTALLLPGHPDTITVAGWIHNMIPVTLGNIVGGAVFVGMAYWFISPVRRQKQANATAAKAQTPTQKNAV, translated from the coding sequence ATGTTTACTGAAGGCGTACAGAATATCATAGAAGCTGCCGTGAAGAAAAAAGAAAAAATGAATGAAAGTATTGTACGGTATTTTGCATCTGCTATGCTGGCGGGTGCTTATGTAGGGATCGGGATTATCCTGATATTCTCGATCGGCGCACCGCTGGCAGCGATTCATTCGCCGCTTCAATCTATTGTTATGGGAATGTCATTTGGTATTGCCCTGACGCTCGTTATTTTCGCAGGTTCCGAGCTGTTTACAGGCAATAATATGTTTTTCACGATGAGTACACTGGCTCGCCGCACCACGATGGGGGATCTGGGCAAAAACTGGGTGCTCGTATTTATCGGTAATCTGGTCGGTGCGATCGTCCTGAGCCTGCTTGTCTATGGTACCGGATTGTTCCAGCAGATTGGCGCAGATCATCTGATTTTCAAAGCGGCTGCCGCCAAAATGTCTTTACCGGTCTCGATGTTGTTTTTCCGCGGTATTCTCTGTAACTGGCTGGTCTGTTTGGCGATCTGGATGGCTTCGCGTGCCAAAGATGATATTTCCAAACTGGTGCTGATCTGGTGGTGTTTGTATGCCTTTATCGCCAGCGGTTATGAACATAGTGTAGCGAATATGACGCTGCTTACGACTGCACTGCTGCTACCTGGTCATCCGGATACAATTACGGTAGCGGGCTGGATACACAATATGATTCCGGTAACGCTGGGTAATATTGTGGGTGGTGCTGTATTTGTGGGAATGGCATACTGGTTCATTTCGCCGGTTCGTCGTCAAAAACAGGCAAATGCTACTGCTGCAAAAGCACAGACACCAACACAAAAAAACGCTGTATAA
- a CDS encoding ribonuclease, with protein MSKKLSSIIVLVIAAVLLLFGAGDRLGLHLTGENSQQSAPTAQKSGDRSESASTPAASSDQAGCQIINTFDGVADYLREHGELPCNYITKKEAEQLGWDAGKGNLNKVAPGKSIGGDTFSNREGLLPRASGRKWHEADINYTSGFRGADRILYSTDGLIYKTTNHYKSFQQMK; from the coding sequence ATGTCCAAGAAATTATCCAGTATTATTGTATTAGTAATCGCAGCTGTTCTGCTGCTGTTTGGAGCAGGTGACCGGCTTGGGTTGCATTTGACAGGTGAGAACAGTCAGCAGAGCGCTCCTACCGCCCAGAAGTCCGGTGATCGTTCGGAATCTGCTTCTACACCTGCTGCTTCATCCGATCAGGCAGGCTGCCAGATTATCAATACCTTTGATGGAGTCGCTGATTATTTGCGGGAGCATGGTGAATTGCCCTGCAATTATATAACCAAAAAAGAAGCTGAACAGCTGGGCTGGGATGCCGGTAAAGGCAATCTGAATAAAGTGGCACCAGGCAAAAGTATTGGCGGCGATACATTCAGCAACCGTGAGGGATTGTTGCCCCGGGCTTCGGGTCGCAAATGGCATGAAGCAGATATTAATTACACTTCCGGATTTCGCGGTGCTGACCGGATACTGTATTCGACCGACGGGCTGATCTACAAGACGACGAATCATTATAAGTCTTTTCAGCAAATGAAATAA
- a CDS encoding class I SAM-dependent methyltransferase, with translation MRQNIYDNPEFFEYYQRLRSTGITYNDFVEQPALMAMLPELQGKNVLDLGCGAGQLAAYMVSQGAAHVTGADISAKMLNQAPEHPQVRYIHGPMEELDFAPASFDLIVSSLAFHYVENYDALMNQIAGWLRPGGHLVFSTEHPVTTAKLDMDGWIEDHEGKRLYYALDNYAEEGIRHTHWVVDNVIKYHRTLSTLLNGMIRYGLQIEQVNEPEPIPGAIEKMPTLVNEWRKPSFIIFKAVKRGG, from the coding sequence ATGCGTCAGAATATTTACGATAACCCGGAGTTTTTCGAATATTATCAGCGATTACGCAGTACAGGAATTACATATAATGATTTTGTGGAGCAGCCTGCCCTAATGGCAATGCTGCCCGAGCTTCAGGGCAAAAATGTACTGGATCTGGGCTGTGGTGCCGGTCAGCTGGCTGCTTATATGGTTAGTCAGGGAGCAGCACATGTTACGGGTGCAGATATCTCGGCCAAAATGCTTAACCAGGCACCGGAACATCCACAGGTACGGTATATTCATGGGCCGATGGAAGAGCTGGATTTTGCTCCGGCATCCTTTGATCTGATTGTCAGCTCGCTCGCTTTTCACTATGTGGAAAATTATGATGCACTAATGAACCAGATTGCAGGCTGGTTGCGTCCAGGAGGGCATCTGGTATTTTCTACAGAGCATCCGGTAACGACTGCCAAGCTGGATATGGATGGCTGGATTGAGGATCATGAAGGCAAACGGCTGTATTATGCACTGGATAACTATGCAGAAGAAGGCATTCGTCATACCCACTGGGTAGTGGACAATGTGATTAAATATCATCGTACTTTGTCTACTCTGCTCAATGGTATGATACGCTATGGATTGCAGATTGAGCAGGTAAACGAGCCTGAACCGATACCGGGTGCGATCGAAAAGATGCCTACGCTTGTGAATGAGTGGCGTAAGCCGTCTTTTATTATTTTCAAAGCAGTCAAGCGGGGAGGATGA
- the phnE gene encoding phosphonate ABC transporter, permease protein PhnE: MNTLTTKPLWYRLRPWVWIILLIAVYLWAFNGLNFEGVQSTAKSVSLSIIDGFAHPDWDYVYDPEGEDLLRGLLDTLIISILGTFVSAFLCIPFAFWAAANISRLRAISGTGKVVLSVIRVFPEMIVAILFIKAVGPGSFAGVLALGVHSVGMLAKLYSESIETIDPGPSEALTAAGASKLQVLWFAVLPQVIPQFLSYSLYRFEINMRSATTLGLVGAGGIGTPLLFALQMRNWNRVGVILLGIIILVVLTDLISGWIRKRIV, from the coding sequence ATGAATACATTAACCACCAAACCGCTCTGGTATCGTCTACGTCCCTGGGTGTGGATTATACTGCTGATTGCCGTTTATCTGTGGGCATTTAATGGGCTGAATTTTGAAGGCGTCCAGTCTACCGCCAAAAGTGTATCGCTTTCTATTATCGATGGCTTTGCCCATCCGGACTGGGATTATGTCTATGATCCTGAAGGCGAGGATCTGCTGCGCGGTCTGCTGGATACGCTGATTATTTCGATTCTTGGTACGTTTGTTTCTGCTTTTCTGTGTATTCCGTTTGCCTTTTGGGCTGCTGCTAATATCAGTCGCCTGCGTGCCATTTCAGGCACAGGTAAAGTAGTATTGAGCGTTATTCGTGTATTTCCCGAGATGATCGTAGCCATTCTGTTTATCAAGGCAGTCGGTCCCGGTTCATTTGCCGGTGTACTGGCTCTTGGAGTCCATTCGGTCGGGATGCTCGCCAAACTGTATTCTGAATCGATCGAGACGATTGATCCGGGTCCATCCGAAGCACTGACTGCTGCCGGAGCGAGCAAGCTGCAGGTACTCTGGTTCGCTGTACTGCCGCAGGTTATCCCGCAATTTCTCTCCTATTCGCTGTATCGGTTCGAAATTAATATGCGCTCGGCTACTACACTCGGTCTGGTCGGTGCAGGCGGAATCGGTACACCGCTGCTGTTTGCGCTGCAGATGCGCAACTGGAATCGTGTAGGTGTGATTCTGCTGGGAATTATTATTCTGGTAGTACTGACAGATTTGATTTCCGGCTGGATTCGTAAACGCATTGTGTAG
- the phnE gene encoding phosphonate ABC transporter, permease protein PhnE: MKAAAIEAPQRYKRYLTWIFFVVLIVVCAIQTEVTPYQLIVGLPQMGTLLAEMVPPDWSYLPTIWKPMVETIQIALVGTMLGGILAIPFALLCAYNVMPNRAVSVPVRLILNLVRTVPDLLFAAIFVAIFGIGPFAGMLAIMFFSFGLIAKLTFEAIESIDPGPLEAMTAVGANKIQLIMFGVLPQAMPHYMSYLLYAFEVNVRAASVLGLVGAGGIGLLLDRSLGLFRYDRAAIIILLTLVIVLVIDYGSTILRRKLL, translated from the coding sequence ATGAAGGCCGCTGCTATTGAAGCTCCGCAGCGCTACAAACGTTATCTGACCTGGATCTTTTTTGTGGTATTGATTGTCGTATGTGCGATCCAGACAGAGGTTACTCCCTATCAGCTAATCGTCGGTCTGCCGCAAATGGGTACACTGCTGGCCGAGATGGTACCGCCGGACTGGAGCTATTTGCCGACGATCTGGAAACCTATGGTCGAGACAATCCAGATTGCACTGGTCGGTACGATGCTGGGCGGTATCCTGGCGATTCCGTTTGCCCTGCTCTGCGCGTATAATGTAATGCCCAACCGGGCGGTATCCGTCCCGGTTCGTCTAATTTTGAATCTGGTTCGTACTGTGCCGGATTTGTTGTTTGCAGCTATTTTTGTTGCGATCTTTGGTATTGGGCCTTTTGCGGGGATGCTGGCTATTATGTTCTTTTCCTTCGGACTTATTGCCAAGCTGACCTTTGAAGCTATTGAATCGATTGATCCTGGTCCATTGGAAGCGATGACCGCTGTAGGCGCGAACAAAATCCAGCTGATCATGTTTGGTGTTCTTCCTCAGGCGATGCCTCATTATATGTCCTATCTGCTGTATGCTTTTGAAGTAAATGTCCGTGCCGCTTCGGTACTCGGTCTGGTCGGCGCAGGTGGAATCGGTCTGCTGCTGGACCGGTCGCTCGGATTGTTCCGGTATGACCGGGCAGCGATTATTATTTTACTGACTCTGGTCATCGTACTTGTGATTGACTATGGCAGTACGATATTACGGAGGAAATTGCTATGA
- the phnC gene encoding phosphonate ABC transporter ATP-binding protein, with protein MIEFHNVSKVYPNGTRGLNNINLTIHQGEMVVIVGLSGAGKSTLLRSINRLHDITEGDIQINGQSITNASGSGLRRIRRGIGMIFQSFNLVKRSTVLRNVLSGRVGHHSTLRTVLGMFPAEDTELAMDALERVNIRDKAYSRADQLSGGQQQRVSIARALAQQPQIILADEPVASLDPLTTRQVMDDLQRINRELNITTIINLHFIDLARQYATRIIGLRAGEVVFDGTPEEATDEVFSHIYGRSIHRDEVLGDHPPGEDIVTVIPDAAPVRTGGAQS; from the coding sequence ATGATTGAATTCCATAATGTCTCCAAAGTCTACCCTAACGGTACCCGTGGTCTGAACAATATCAATCTGACGATCCATCAAGGCGAAATGGTCGTCATCGTCGGTCTGTCCGGCGCCGGGAAGTCTACGCTGCTACGTTCGATCAATCGACTGCACGATATTACCGAAGGCGATATCCAGATTAATGGTCAATCGATCACCAATGCATCCGGCAGTGGACTGCGGCGGATTCGCCGGGGGATCGGTATGATCTTCCAGAGCTTTAACCTGGTTAAACGGTCTACTGTACTGCGCAATGTATTGTCCGGGCGTGTCGGTCACCATTCTACACTTCGTACGGTACTCGGCATGTTCCCGGCCGAAGATACCGAACTGGCGATGGATGCACTGGAGCGCGTCAATATTCGCGACAAAGCCTACAGCCGCGCAGATCAGCTGTCCGGCGGTCAGCAGCAGCGTGTCTCTATCGCCCGTGCGCTGGCACAGCAGCCGCAGATTATTCTGGCGGATGAACCAGTCGCTTCACTGGATCCTTTGACGACCCGTCAGGTTATGGATGATCTGCAGCGTATTAACCGGGAGCTGAATATTACAACGATCATCAATCTTCATTTTATTGATCTGGCACGTCAGTATGCGACCCGGATTATCGGTCTGCGGGCAGGCGAAGTGGTTTTTGACGGTACACCGGAAGAAGCGACCGACGAAGTGTTCTCCCATATTTATGGACGGTCTATTCACCGCGATGAGGTACTGGGTGATCATCCGCCAGGTGAAGATATTGTTACCGTTATTCCGGATGCTGCTCCGGTTCGTACCGGTGGAGCTCAATCATGA
- a CDS encoding phosphate/phosphite/phosphonate ABC transporter substrate-binding protein: MFKKVFALGMTIALAAGLTACGTNSSSSASSGNAAGSTSFVPKELRVQFVPSQNAETLEAKAKPLEKLLGDKLGIPVKVTVSPDYNTIVEAMASKQIDVGFLPPNAYVLAHDNRKAADLLLQAQRYGVNDETGQPTTDKVNFYKSMIIVKKDSPIKSLADLKGKKIGWQDVTSSAGYVFPAAELKAAGVDPDTDVQGVTIKGHDAAVMALLNGQVDAVAVFQDARNNVKKDVPDVFEQTRVLHFTAPIPNDTISVRSDMDQAWRDKISQAFIDIGNDPEGQKVIEEIYTHVGYEKGDDKNFEPVRKYAEAVGQATK, encoded by the coding sequence TTGTTTAAAAAAGTATTCGCGCTGGGCATGACCATTGCCCTGGCTGCCGGTCTGACGGCCTGTGGCACCAATAGTTCGTCATCTGCCAGTTCCGGTAATGCTGCAGGCAGCACCAGCTTTGTACCCAAAGAACTGAGAGTCCAATTCGTTCCATCCCAGAATGCAGAGACACTCGAAGCAAAAGCCAAACCGCTGGAGAAATTGCTTGGTGACAAACTGGGCATCCCTGTAAAAGTAACAGTCTCGCCGGATTACAATACCATTGTCGAAGCTATGGCTTCCAAGCAGATCGATGTAGGATTCCTGCCTCCAAATGCCTATGTACTGGCGCATGATAATCGCAAAGCCGCAGATCTGCTGCTGCAGGCACAGCGCTATGGTGTTAATGACGAGACCGGCCAACCTACAACAGACAAAGTCAACTTTTATAAATCCATGATTATTGTTAAAAAAGACTCACCTATCAAATCCCTCGCGGATCTAAAAGGTAAAAAAATAGGCTGGCAGGATGTAACCTCATCTGCAGGCTATGTCTTCCCGGCCGCCGAGCTTAAGGCAGCAGGTGTTGATCCCGATACGGATGTACAGGGGGTAACGATCAAAGGTCATGATGCTGCTGTTATGGCACTGCTGAACGGTCAGGTAGATGCTGTCGCTGTGTTCCAGGATGCGCGCAATAATGTAAAAAAAGATGTACCGGACGTTTTCGAACAGACACGTGTCCTGCATTTCACTGCTCCGATTCCGAACGATACGATCAGCGTACGCTCCGACATGGATCAGGCGTGGCGCGACAAGATCAGTCAGGCATTTATCGATATCGGTAACGATCCTGAAGGTCAGAAAGTCATCGAAGAAATCTATACTCATGTTGGTTACGAAAAAGGCGATGACAAAAACTTCGAACCTGTACGCAAGTATGCCGAAGCGGTAGGTCAGGCGACCAAATAA
- a CDS encoding bifunctional 2',3'-cyclic-nucleotide 2'-phosphodiesterase/3'-nucleotidase yields the protein MTESRLPGATTIAGYNQPKTTDAVANYQLRLMATTDLHVALTGYDYYRNIDTGDMGLSRTALLIHQAREEVYNHLLLDNGDIIQGNPVGDYAASSLFWQQPISREDSHRSNDSVLSTDPNTMANDAIGVHPMIHLMNLLQYDAATVGNHEFNYGLDYLEQCLAGAEFPYTNANVYRTPAGQPPTPLLQPYLILSREMQGEHGESALLNIGIIGLVPPQILNWDKGHLEGNVSVQDMVETAEAMVPHLQAAGADIIVLLAHTGYMEDSDPSISENAALPLSRISGVDALIFGHAHKRYPGEEFAGRPGVDLEKGTINGVPAVEPGVWGSHLGIIDLDLQYIAGQWKVVDGHAMLRSVSDDLTDTDADQQLQEAARTAHKRTLAYIRTPVGRTSEPLYSYFALVMDNPVVQIINDAQLWYAHKMLKGTEYADMPLLSAASAFKTGGRYGAGHYTDIPSGELTLQHISDIYSYANTLCAVRLNGDELREWLEWSAGLFNKIDPLGQAEQELINPAFSPFNFDVIDGISYLIDVSSPARYDASGQLVQPDGRRIRHLRYQGTPVTEDMEFIIITNQYRAYTTVLANPDGQRIVLDAQIENRDVVSAYVRQQGMVAPQADYNWSITLGTREHLAADRVSLLSEDQDQQTANDSSITAVFSSSAAAAVWVDTYPQLSVISPEAGGFTRYGIRLNS from the coding sequence ATGACAGAATCCAGACTGCCCGGCGCTACTACCATAGCCGGATACAATCAACCCAAAACAACCGATGCTGTAGCAAATTATCAACTTCGGTTAATGGCAACGACCGATCTGCATGTAGCATTAACCGGTTACGATTATTACCGGAATATAGATACTGGAGACATGGGATTATCGCGTACCGCGTTGCTGATCCATCAGGCACGTGAAGAGGTGTACAATCACCTGCTGCTGGATAACGGTGATATTATCCAGGGAAATCCGGTTGGTGATTATGCAGCTTCCAGCCTGTTCTGGCAGCAGCCGATAAGTAGAGAAGACAGTCATCGTTCAAACGATTCAGTATTATCTACCGATCCAAATACTATGGCTAACGATGCTATAGGCGTACATCCGATGATCCATTTGATGAATTTATTGCAGTACGATGCTGCTACTGTAGGCAATCATGAATTCAATTATGGATTGGATTATCTGGAGCAATGCCTGGCTGGAGCAGAATTCCCATATACCAATGCCAATGTATATCGAACTCCAGCCGGACAGCCGCCTACACCGTTGCTGCAGCCATATTTGATCCTTTCACGGGAAATGCAGGGAGAACATGGTGAGTCGGCTCTACTGAATATTGGCATTATCGGCCTGGTCCCGCCGCAGATTCTGAACTGGGATAAAGGGCATCTGGAAGGGAATGTCAGTGTACAGGATATGGTGGAGACAGCAGAAGCGATGGTTCCTCATTTGCAGGCTGCAGGAGCCGATATTATTGTACTGCTCGCTCATACCGGATATATGGAAGACAGTGACCCATCCATTTCGGAAAATGCAGCACTGCCGCTCAGTCGGATTAGCGGCGTGGATGCTCTTATTTTTGGACATGCGCACAAGCGGTATCCGGGAGAGGAATTTGCCGGACGTCCCGGTGTCGATCTGGAAAAAGGAACGATCAATGGTGTGCCTGCAGTAGAACCGGGAGTATGGGGCAGTCATCTGGGTATTATCGATCTGGATCTGCAGTATATTGCCGGGCAGTGGAAGGTAGTGGATGGACATGCCATGCTGCGTTCTGTGTCGGATGATCTGACGGATACTGATGCCGACCAGCAACTGCAGGAGGCCGCAAGGACAGCACATAAGCGTACACTGGCTTATATCCGTACACCGGTAGGACGTACATCGGAGCCATTATACAGCTACTTTGCACTGGTGATGGATAATCCGGTTGTACAGATTATTAATGATGCCCAGCTCTGGTATGCCCATAAAATGTTGAAAGGAACGGAATATGCCGACATGCCGCTGCTATCGGCAGCGTCTGCTTTCAAAACAGGCGGGCGCTATGGAGCCGGACACTATACGGATATTCCTTCGGGTGAGCTGACATTGCAGCATATCTCGGATATTTACAGCTATGCCAATACACTGTGTGCTGTACGGCTGAATGGAGATGAACTGCGGGAATGGCTGGAATGGTCCGCCGGATTATTCAATAAAATAGACCCGCTGGGACAGGCAGAACAGGAATTGATTAATCCGGCTTTCTCGCCATTTAACTTTGATGTTATAGACGGAATCAGCTATCTGATCGATGTTTCCTCTCCGGCGCGTTACGATGCTTCCGGTCAGCTTGTGCAGCCGGATGGTCGTCGAATCCGGCATTTACGATATCAGGGTACTCCGGTTACCGAAGATATGGAATTTATTATTATTACCAATCAGTATCGCGCCTATACAACGGTGTTGGCCAATCCCGATGGACAACGCATCGTATTAGATGCCCAGATAGAAAATCGTGATGTAGTATCTGCATATGTTAGACAGCAGGGAATGGTCGCTCCACAGGCAGACTACAACTGGTCGATCACACTCGGAACGCGGGAACATCTTGCAGCAGATCGCGTATCTTTGCTATCAGAAGATCAGGATCAACAGACTGCGAACGATTCATCTATTACGGCTGTATTTTCTTCTTCGGCGGCTGCAGCGGTATGGGTAGATACATACCCGCAATTATCTGTCATATCGCCTGAAGCCGGTGGATTCACACGATATGGAATTCGATTGAATTCGTAG
- a CDS encoding DinB family protein encodes MEMLFRYNWQVRQEWLDWCKELPTVELERERTGGVGSILKTLNHIVDVEYSWICDLQGKPDQSELFQSADSLEQIAALSEHFRPEISEYVSAWKPEMEQQILQAVREDGSSEQYTYGEVMRHVIAHEIHHMGQMSVWSRELDKKPVSANLIRRGLA; translated from the coding sequence ATGGAAATGTTATTTCGCTACAACTGGCAGGTTCGGCAAGAATGGCTGGACTGGTGTAAGGAGCTGCCGACCGTAGAACTTGAGCGAGAGCGTACAGGCGGAGTAGGCAGTATTCTGAAGACGCTGAATCATATTGTCGACGTGGAATACAGCTGGATTTGTGATTTGCAGGGCAAGCCCGATCAAAGCGAGCTGTTCCAATCCGCAGATTCGCTCGAACAGATCGCTGCTTTATCCGAACACTTTCGCCCGGAAATTAGCGAGTATGTAAGTGCATGGAAGCCCGAGATGGAGCAGCAAATACTGCAAGCTGTTCGCGAAGACGGCAGCTCCGAGCAGTATACCTACGGTGAAGTCATGCGTCATGTAATCGCGCACGAGATTCACCATATGGGACAGATGTCGGTATGGTCGCGCGAGCTGGACAAAAAACCGGTATCCGCGAATCTGATCCGGCGGGGATTAGCCTGA